In a single window of the Mesorhizobium shangrilense genome:
- a CDS encoding sensor histidine kinase NtrY-like has protein sequence MAIPADTLPTPLFGKSSQLDGRRLLAPGIVAVVAALLTAAVSFAILIGVTPITPSESITLALIVINGAFVLLLIALIGQEIYAIYMSRRRGKAASRLHVRIIAMFALVAAIPAILVAIVASISLNVGLDRWFEIRTRAIISSSLSIAEAYVIENARNLQGTTLSMANYLNQARPIYNLDRTGFRDLMTREAVGRALAHAALVKADGSVVMQAETNADFDMPELPEGATQQADDGRPVLIEPRTRPIVGAVLKLREIPDVYLYTIRMVDPEVIRARQIVRANVDDYRDLEGSRISTQIAFALLYLGLVLIIVLAAIWTAIAVADRLVRPIRRLIGAADEVATGNLDVSVPVRATDGDMASLGDTFNKMLLELKSQRNEILAAKDVMDERRRFSEAVLSGVTAGVIGVDAVGTITIVNRSAETMLAISAAEAVGQNLSVVLPHIGRIFEIGRNSQRPVYREQVTFFRARLERTFNVQVTIEQGDRQVGEKSYVVTVDDITDLVQAQRSTAWADVARRIAHEIKNPLTPIQLSAERIRRRYGKVITEDREVFDQCTDTIIRQVADIGRMVDEFSAFARMPKPDMKQLDLREPLREASFLVEVSRAEIAFERDFGNEPLTGTFDTRLMTQAFGNVIKNAAEAIEGAERTPEERGVIRIRARREGAMVRVDVIDNGKGLPRENRQRLLEPYMTTREKGTGLGLAIVRKIIEDHGGSLELHDAPDDFYEGRGAMISIFVPASATPSSDAAGQEHPKQAENEQVGNGI, from the coding sequence ATGGCGATTCCCGCAGATACACTTCCGACCCCGCTCTTTGGGAAGTCGTCGCAGCTTGACGGGCGGCGCCTGCTGGCGCCGGGCATCGTCGCGGTCGTTGCTGCGCTGCTGACCGCTGCCGTCTCGTTTGCCATCCTCATCGGCGTCACGCCGATCACGCCGAGCGAGTCGATCACGCTTGCGCTGATCGTCATCAACGGCGCATTCGTCCTGCTGCTGATCGCCCTTATTGGGCAGGAAATCTACGCCATCTACATGTCCCGCCGTCGGGGAAAGGCGGCGTCCAGGCTCCATGTGCGCATCATCGCGATGTTCGCGCTGGTGGCTGCGATTCCCGCCATCCTCGTCGCCATCGTCGCCTCGATCTCGCTGAATGTCGGGCTCGACCGCTGGTTCGAGATCCGCACCAGGGCGATCATCAGCTCCTCGCTCTCGATCGCCGAAGCCTATGTGATCGAGAACGCGCGTAATCTGCAGGGCACGACGCTGTCGATGGCGAACTACCTGAACCAGGCGCGCCCCATCTACAATCTCGACCGCACCGGCTTTCGCGACCTGATGACCCGCGAGGCGGTCGGCCGCGCCCTTGCGCACGCGGCGCTGGTGAAGGCGGACGGCTCGGTGGTGATGCAGGCCGAGACGAACGCGGATTTCGACATGCCGGAACTGCCCGAGGGGGCGACGCAGCAGGCGGACGACGGCAGGCCTGTCCTGATCGAGCCGCGCACCCGCCCGATCGTCGGCGCGGTGCTGAAGCTGCGCGAGATCCCGGACGTCTACCTCTACACAATCCGGATGGTCGATCCGGAGGTGATACGGGCGCGGCAGATCGTGCGCGCGAATGTGGACGATTACCGCGACCTTGAGGGAAGCCGCATATCCACCCAGATCGCCTTCGCGCTGCTCTATCTCGGGCTTGTCCTCATCATCGTGCTCGCTGCGATCTGGACGGCCATCGCAGTCGCCGACCGTCTGGTGCGGCCGATCCGCCGGCTCATCGGCGCCGCCGACGAGGTCGCCACCGGCAACCTCGACGTCTCCGTTCCGGTGCGGGCGACAGACGGCGATATGGCCTCGCTCGGCGACACCTTCAATAAGATGCTGCTCGAGCTGAAATCCCAACGCAACGAGATCCTTGCGGCAAAGGACGTCATGGATGAGCGGCGGCGTTTCTCCGAGGCCGTGCTGTCCGGCGTCACCGCCGGCGTCATCGGCGTCGACGCGGTCGGCACGATCACGATCGTCAACCGCTCGGCGGAGACGATGCTTGCCATCTCCGCAGCCGAGGCGGTTGGTCAAAACCTCTCCGTCGTGCTGCCGCATATCGGGCGGATCTTCGAGATCGGCCGAAATTCGCAGCGACCTGTCTATCGGGAACAGGTCACCTTCTTCAGGGCCAGGCTCGAGCGCACGTTCAACGTGCAGGTCACCATCGAGCAGGGCGACCGCCAGGTCGGCGAGAAGTCCTACGTGGTCACGGTCGACGACATCACCGATCTCGTTCAGGCGCAGCGCTCGACCGCCTGGGCGGACGTGGCGCGCCGCATCGCGCACGAGATCAAGAACCCGCTCACGCCCATCCAGCTTTCGGCGGAGCGCATCCGTCGCCGCTACGGCAAGGTCATCACCGAGGATCGGGAGGTGTTCGACCAGTGCACCGACACGATCATCCGCCAGGTGGCGGACATCGGCCGCATGGTGGACGAGTTCTCCGCCTTCGCAAGGATGCCGAAGCCCGACATGAAGCAGCTCGACCTGCGCGAGCCGCTGCGTGAGGCCTCGTTCCTGGTCGAGGTGAGCCGCGCCGAAATCGCGTTCGAGCGCGATTTCGGCAACGAGCCGCTTACCGGCACATTCGACACGCGGCTGATGACCCAGGCATTCGGCAACGTCATCAAGAATGCTGCCGAGGCCATCGAAGGGGCGGAACGCACGCCGGAGGAGCGCGGCGTCATCCGCATCCGGGCGCGGCGTGAAGGCGCCATGGTGCGCGTCGACGTGATCGACAATGGCAAGGGACTGCCCCGCGAGAATCGCCAGCGTCTGCTCGAGCCCTACATGACGACGCGTGAAAAGGGCACCGGCCTCGGCCTCGCGATCGTCAGGAAGATCATCGAGGATCACGGAGGCTCGCTGGAGCTTCACGATGCGCCGGACGATTTCTACGAGGGCAGGGGCGCAATGATCAGCATTTTCGTTCCCGCTTCGGCGACGCCATCATCGGACGCCGCCGGGCAGGAGCACCCGAAGCAAGCAGAAAACGAGCAGGTCGGAAATGGCATCTGA